Within Epinephelus moara isolate mb unplaced genomic scaffold, YSFRI_EMoa_1.0 scaffold2866, whole genome shotgun sequence, the genomic segment ATTTTAGTCAGAGGAGATAAAAGATGAGAGCGAAACCCTAACGCCGAAAAAGTTAGCTCGCAAGTACGAAAATCTGATATCATATATACATGCAGAtgcacacagtaacacacaaaataagctACTGATGTCTATGGGAGCAAGCTGATTCACACACTTAAATCAAAATCTGACAACAACATAAAAGCAACTAAAGGGGAGCACAGCACAGGTTTTGTTGCCCACTACTCTTAACTACATCGTGTGATTACCTAGCCCAATAAATGACGAGAACAATGGCTTCTAGGCTGATCCTCGTAAAGCTCATGAATGCATGGTTTGCTTTTGGGATGGGAGAGAAAAACATTACTGTGACACATGACAAATGAGCTTCTCAGTtggaaaacatttaacatatgGTTGTTAGATTAATATTGCTACAGCGCAATGCATTTCCAGGAGATAAAAAGAGTGTCATTTCCTCAGCACACTTTGGCACTGCGGCTCTCCTCTGCAGAGCAGAAGCAAGGCTCACCTGTATTCACAGAAGGTGTCATCATTCATTCCTTGTGACTCCAAATCAGGGTGGAGGTCCTCCTTCTCTTTCACTGCAGGGGGGCAGAACAGACATTTCAGCACCACTATGAAAAGCAGCGCCTTCATCCATACATGTTAATACATATTACATATATCATTTgtaatgttttaaattaataaagatTTGTCTTTAACATTTTCAAAAGGGACACCACTCAAACAGCAGATCCAGCTTTTGTTGATTTTAGTCAGCCTCAGTGATTTTCTGTCAGACAGTTTGTTGAAACTAaagcaacagcaaaacattCATGCTCAGCAGGTGAACAAGAATAAGTGATCTGAACTTTTACATCACTTGAGTGTATATAAAAGTTGAATTTCAAAATCTGAACTGAAAGGCTTT encodes:
- the LOC126387219 gene encoding neural cell adhesion molecule L1-like protein, with protein sequence MCAVALLTLVVLMACFVRRNKGGKYAGTPPPTQRRDMFAMEKVKEKEDLHPDLESQGMNDDTFCEYSKPCIHELYEDQPRSHCSRHLLG